Part of the Subtercola frigoramans genome, CTGGAAGATCGGGTTGCGGCCTGCCTTGACCTCGGCCTCAGACGCAGCGATGAGGGGCAGCACGAAGGTGTCGAGTGCGTTCTTCGGGCAGTGGTCGGTGTGCAGGGCCACGGTGATGGGGTAGTTCTTGGCGACTTCGTGCGCGAAGGCTGCGAAGGCGAGTGCGCCGGTTGCGCGGGCACTTCCCGATGCGGCCTGGGCCTTCTGCCCGGCCAGGTAGTCAGACCCGCCCGTGGTGACCTGGATGATGCCGTCGGAACCGGCGTCGGAGAGCCCCTGCAGCACGGCGTTCAGCGTCTGGGACGACGAAACGTTCACAGCCGGGTAGGCGAACCCCTTCGTCTTGGCCTTGTCGAGCATTTCAGCGTACTGATCGGGCGTTGCGATGGGCATGAGTCTCCTTCGGGCAGATGTCGGTTTCCAGCATAGCGAGGCAGACCGGCGACCCGCGTGCGGGGGTGCCCCACCGGTACTGTAAGAGACAGCAGACCGGCGCCCGCTCTGAGTGCGCCACAGCCCTCCACTGAAGAAGAAGGACTCATCGTGACCACCGAAGCACCCTCTCTCTACCTCGAACACCCCGACCGTAACCTCGCACTCGAACTCGTCCGTGCGACAGAGGCCGCTGCGATTCGCGCCTGGCCCTACATCGGCAAGGGCGACAAGCTGGCTGCCGATGGCGCTGCGGTGGATGCTATGCGGCTCCTGCTCGGAACGGTGAACTTCGACGGGGTCGTCGTCATCGGTGAGGGCGAGAAAGACAAGGCGCCGATGCTGTTCAACGGCGAGCACGTCGGCAACGGGCGCGGCCCGGCCTGTGACATCGCTGTCGACCCGATCGACGGCACGAGCCTCACGGCTGCAGGGCGCCCGAATGCGATCTCGGTGATGGCGGTCGCCGATCGCGGCACCATGCTCGATGCGTCGACCGTCTTCTACATGGACAAGATCGTCACTGGCCCGGAGGGTGTCGGCGTCATCGACATTCGCAAGCCCATCGGTGAGAACATCCGTGCTCTTGCGAAAGCGAAGGGCAAGGACGTCTCTGAGATGAAGATCGCTGTGCTCGACCGCCCTCGTCACGCGCAGTTGATCGAGGAGATTCGGGCGGCTGGTGCAGGCACGCGTCTGATGCTCGATGGCGACGTGGCGGGTGGCATCAACGCGGCCCGCTACGAGACCCGCACCGACATGTGCGTCGGCATCGGCGGCAGCCCCGAAGGTATTGTGACGGCCTGTGCGATCAAGGCCCTGGGCGGGTTCATCCAGGGGATTCTCAAGCCGGGCTCCGACGAGGAACGCCAGCGCGGCATCGATGCCGGGCTCAAGATGGACCACGTGTACGAAGCCGACGAGCTCGTCTCCAGTGACAACACCTTCTTCGTCGCCACGGGTGTCACCGATGGCGGACTGGTGAAGGGTGTGCGTCGCCTGGGCCCGATCATCCGCACCGAGAGCATCGTTCTGCGCTCGCACTCGGGAACCATCCGTCGCATCACGGCGGACCACCTAGTGGACAAGTGGCTCTGAGCGCCAGGACTCTAGATGAGGCGGGGCTGCTCTGACATGTCGCCGACGCTGCCGAGGTCGTCTTCGAGTTCGAGCTGGGCGACCAGCTCCGGCGCGGTGAGGCTGCGGGCATTCTCTTCGACAGGTTCGAGCGGCTTCAGCACGATCGATTCGTCGAGCGAGCTGAGTTTGCGGGCCGTGGAGTAGACGTTGCGCTCGAACGAACCGATGAACGCG contains:
- the glpX gene encoding class II fructose-bisphosphatase gives rise to the protein MTTEAPSLYLEHPDRNLALELVRATEAAAIRAWPYIGKGDKLAADGAAVDAMRLLLGTVNFDGVVVIGEGEKDKAPMLFNGEHVGNGRGPACDIAVDPIDGTSLTAAGRPNAISVMAVADRGTMLDASTVFYMDKIVTGPEGVGVIDIRKPIGENIRALAKAKGKDVSEMKIAVLDRPRHAQLIEEIRAAGAGTRLMLDGDVAGGINAARYETRTDMCVGIGGSPEGIVTACAIKALGGFIQGILKPGSDEERQRGIDAGLKMDHVYEADELVSSDNTFFVATGVTDGGLVKGVRRLGPIIRTESIVLRSHSGTIRRITADHLVDKWL